CTTTAATAAAAATTAAATAATTGTAGCAAAATAAATATAAAAACTAATATCCTTTTTTGAAAAATTCTAAAGGAAATTTGCATTTTTTACACTTAAATTTTGCACCTTCATTTTGTATTTTTTTGTGAATTCCTGAAGGCACATCATGAATTTGTCCTATGCACTCACAAGCATAAAAATAAATTACAGCCTCTTCTTCATCATCTTTAATCTCTTCAAAAGTGATATCGGCTCCATTTTCAGAACTTAAAGACCCTATTCTCCATTGTTCTACTCTCATATCTTCATAAAGTATGTGTTCTAAAAGCCATTTTTTTACCATAATATAAAGTTTTTCTTTTAGGTCATTGGTGGTTTTTATATTTTGAATAATTTTTATCATGGATTGGATGATTTCTTTGTGGATTTGGCGATGCCTTTCAAAGTCTGGATAACGAATGAATTGCATATATTTTTCTTCATCATCAAAATGGTATTTCATATAGTTGAAAAAATCTGTAAGTAAGGCTTTAATTTCATCTCTATGAACGGGCTTATCAAATATATGTTCAACCTTGGCTGCAAGTTCAAAAAGCTTTTTGTGTTGATTGTCTATTTTGCCATTATGAACGCTATAGATTTTATCCCATTTTGGAAGCAAGCTTTATCCTTTATAAGTTTTTTCTTGGCTTCTAATAAAAAATAAAAGCTCTTGACATTTTTTACATCTCATAATCTTGCCTTCATTAGCAATACTTTCATGCTCTTTAAAACTTAACCTATGATCTATCTTGCAAGGACAAGAATAGATAAATTCAAAATTTTCCTCCTGTGTTAGAATTTGTTTTGGTGGCAAATCATTTAACTCAAGTGTTTTATTTTCATCTTTTTTTAAATTCTCATTTACCCAAGCAATAATCATAACATCATGGCTTAAAATATGCCTAGAGAGCCAATTGGACATGATAGAGTATAGTTTTTCTTTTAAATCATTTGTGGATTTTATATTTTGTATCAATTGAGACATTTCATGCACGATATTTTTATGCATTTGCTTATGCTCATAAAGGCGTGGATATCGAATTTCTTGCATAAATTCTTCCTCATCATGAAAATGCTCTTTCATGTAGGTAAAAAGTTCGGTTAAAATTTCTTTTAATTCATCGCGTTTAACAAATTTAAAAACCGCATTTTCAACTTGTGCCGCAAGTTCAAAGAGTCTTTGGTGCTGGGTATCGATTTTTTGATGGTTGATATTATAGCGCTCATCCCAAAGGGGAATTAGCTTGTGATGATCCATTGATTTAGCCCTTTAAATGCGTTTAAAAATACTGATTTAAATAATTATAACAAAGAATATAATTTTGAAAATTAAAAATGTATTTTAAATATTTTATTCTAAATTAAAGCTTTTAAAATAACGATATTGTCTTGCTTTTTTATTTTTTATTTGAATTTATATTTAAGTTATATTTATTTTTATATTTTTATTATTTATAGCTTTGTATTGTATGTAAAATGGGATTTTTTATATAAATTTATAAAATGATTTTTGATTTTAATTATTAAAATATCACTATAATACATTGTAAATTTTTATGCAATTTTTGTTATACTCTAACTCATGCAAAAACAAATGATTCAAGACTTACAAGTTAAACTACTTCTTTGGTATGATAAAAATGGACGCAAAAATTTGCCATGGCGTAATTTGCAAAGCAAAGATTGTGATGAAAGATTAAAAGATATTGATAGAGCTTATGGGGTTTATATCAGTGAAATTATGCTCCAGCAAACTCAAGTAAAATCAGTTTTAGAGAGGTTTTATTTTCCTTTTTTACAAAAATTTCCTACCTTGCAAAGTTTGGCTAAGGCAAATGAAGACGAACTTTTAAAAGCTTGGCAGGGGCTTGGGTATTATACTCGTGCTAGAAATTTAAAAAAGTCAGCCTTAGAATGTGTAGATAAATTTGAAGGTAAATTGCCTAAAAAACTTGATGAATTAAAAAAATTAAGTGGCATAGGAGCTTATACTGCAGGTGCCATTGCTTGTTTTGCTTACGATCAAAAAGTTTCTTTTGTTGATGGCAATATACGCCGCGTGCTTTCACGCCTTTTTGCCTTGGAAAATCCAAAAATGAGCGAGCTTGAAAGAAAGGCTAAGGAGCTTTTGAATTTGGAAGATGCTTTTAATCATAACCAAGCCTTACTTGATATAGGTGCTTTGATATGTGTGAGCAAAAATGCAAAATGTGGAATTTGTCCCTTGTATGATTTTTGCCAAGGTAAATTTAACACAGAGCTTTATCCTAAGGCTAAAAAAATATCTTACGAGAATGCAAGCTTAAATCTTTTTGTATTTGAATGGGGCAAAAAATTTGCCATACAAAAAAGTCAAGATAAACTTTATAAGGGTATGTATAATTTTCCTTTTTTTAAGGAAGAGGAGGGTGAAATTTCTAAAAATATGAAATTTTTGGGAGAATTTAAACATAATTATACAAAGTATAAATTAAACATTAAAGTTTATCATCAAATTTTAAAAGAGGAAAATAAAAATTATCAATTTAAAAGCTTAAAAGAATTAGAAAGTACCGCACTTTCGATACTTTCTTTAAAGGCTTTAAGGCTAATTAAGCTCTGATTTTTTAGGTAGGCACAAAGTTGCTATAAACATAAGTAGAGTAAGCACAGCAATATAGACAAAAAAGCCATTTTCCATTCCTGCATTTTTAAATTGTAAGGCCACCCAGGGTGCAGATCCTCCAAAGATAGCATTAGATATCGCATAACCCAAGCCCGTGCCTAAGGCTCTTACATGTTCAGGAAAAAGTTTGGCTTTAAAAATTCCAGCCACTGAAGTGTAAAAACTTAGAATAATAAATAAAAGTACTACTAAGATAAATACCAAAGAAGAATTGCTTTGAGCATTGCTTGATATAAGATTGAAAATAGGATAAATTCCTACAAAGGCTAAAATACAAAAGATGATCAAGGATCGCTTATGTCCTATCTTATCGCCGATATATCCAAAAAGCGGTTGTATAATCATAAGTATAAATAAAGCACCTAAAAAAAGATTATTAACCAGTGTTTTATCCATACCTGAATTTTCCATAAAAGTTTTGGTATAGGTAGTGATAGTATAAAATGCCAAAGATCCACCTGCAGTGATACCAAGCACCATTAAAAATTGTTTCCAAGAGCTTGTAAATAAAGCTTTAAGCGTCCCTCTATCATCATGTTTGTGAATTTGTGTCGCGCTTTCATTCATCACTTTACGCACAAGAAGAGAGCCAAGAGCTAAAATTCCACCCACAACAAAAAGTATTCTCCATGCATAATCTTTCATTTCATCAATACTAAAAAAGAAAAGCATTATACTGATACTAGCTACTGCTAAAAGCTGTCCGCCTATGAGGGTTACGTATTGGAAAGAAGAGTAAAAACCCCGCTTGCCTTCGGTGGCAAGTTCGGAAAGATAGGTCGCTGCTATGCCGTATTCTCCGCCTACACTTAGTCCTTGTATAAGTCTTGCAAGTAAAAGCAAGATAATAGCAAAATCCCCCACCACATCTTTACTAGGTAAAGCTGCTATCATAAAAGAGCCCAAAGCCATTAAAACCACAGATACAACCATGGATTTTTTACGACCCACCTTATCAGCTAAAGAACCAAAAAGCCAAGATCCTATAGGACGCATGAAAAATCCTGCAGCAAAGACTCCAAAAGCATTGATTTGTTGCACGATAGGATTATCAGAAGTTGAAAAAGTATGAGCAAAATAAGTTGCTGTAAAGGCATAAATATAAAAATCGAACCATTCTACTAAATTTCCGCTGCTTGCAGCTACAATGGAACGAATTTTTTTCGCTCGAGTAAGTTCTTGCATAAAATTTCCTTCATTTTAAAGTTTTAATTTTTTCAAGTATAATGTGGATTTTATTTAAAAGTTTTGAAAGTATATAAAATAATTAAAAAATATATAAAAATATGTATAAAATGTTACTTATTTTAATCTATTTTTTAAATATTGCTAAAAAAATACTCTTGGATATATGATGAAATTTAAAAAATTATACATAGAATTAAGCGATATTTGTGGTTTAAAATGTGATTTTTGTCCTTCAAAAAAAGCCTTGCGTGGAGTGATGAGTGTAGAAAATTTTTCTAAACTCGCAAAGCAAATTTGGGATAAAAGCGAAATTTTTACTTTTCATCTTTTGGGCGATCCTTTGCTTTTAAATAATTTAGAAGAATATTTGCAAATTGCTAAAAATCATCAAATGAAATTAGAAATTACTACAAGTGGCTTTTATTTTAGTCCTAAAAATTCTAAATTATTATTAAAATATGACAATATCCATCAAATCAATATCTCTTTAATGGCTTTTTTAAGCCAAAATAAGCTTTCTTTGGAACAATATTTTAAGCCTATTTTAGAGTTTTGCAAAGAGCATTTAGAGTATAAAAAACCAAGCTTTATCAATCTTAGACTTTGGAATTTAGATACTGATTTTAAAGCCCCTAGCGAAAATTTGCCCATTTATGAATTTTTAAGTAAAGAATTTGGAGTTCAAATTCTTACACATTTGGCTAAAAATCGTCTTCAAAGGCATATTTTACTTCATCAAAACAAGCTTTTTAAATGGCCAAGTTTAAAAGATAAACCCCTTTATACTCAAGGAAAATGCCATGCTTTAAAAGAGCAAATAGGCATTTTAAGTGACGGCACGCTCGTGCCTTGTTGTTTGGATACTCAGGGTGATATATCTTTGGGTAATGTTTTTAATGCTGAATTTAAGAGCCTTCTTGATTCTAAACGCATTCAAGAAATCAAAAAGGCCTTTGAAGAAAATAAGCGTATAGAAAAGCTTTGTCAAAGCTGTGAATTTTTTAAAACAAGATTGAGTGATTAAAAATTTTGATTTTCTAATCTTGTTTTAAATTCTTTAATTCTATCTATGATTTTTGGGCTTAAGCGTAACAATACATGAGTGTTTTTATTGTGATAAATTTGTCCCATTTGGGCTGCTTTTGTATTTTTTAACAAAGCATTAGCATTTAAAATGTTGCCATCTGCATTAATGCCTAAGATCAATAAATCAGGATTTTGTTTTAGAATGTATTCTGCTGATATTATAGGGCGTGCTATTTCGCTTTGAGGGCTTAGGTTTTTAATGCCTATGAGTCTTAATATATCTGCTATTAAAGAATTATCATTAAAGGCCATGAGTGGGTTGCTAGAATAAAGGTAAATTCCACTTTTATTTAAGGGATTTTTTTGCAATTCTTGCAATCCTTGTTCAAATTCTTCTAAAAGTTTCTTGCCTTGCTCTTCTTTGTTTGTGAGTTCTGCTAGAATTTGTATATTGTTTTTGATTTCATCAAGGCGTTGGGCTTTTAAATTGATACTTTTGATTCCAAAGTTTTTAAGCCCTTCTTCTAAATTTAAAGAATACGAGCTTAATATCACTAAGCTTGGCTTTAGGGCAACTATTTTTTCAAGAGAAGGGTGTGAAAAAGTTCCTACGCTAGTTATTTTTGAAGTTTTTTCTTCAGGGTAGATATTTGAGTGTTGCAAATTTGCAATACCTACGATTTGATCTTGTGCATTTAGCATAAAAAGTGTTTCTATGCTTGCAGGATCAAGCACTACAATGCGTTCTTTGGCATTGAGTAGGGTTAAAAATAAACTCATAATGATTAAAATTTTTTTCATATTTTTTCCTTTAAGGCTAAGATATAAGGTTTTGAGTCTTTATAGACAATCTCGCAATTTAAATTGTAAATTTCTTTTAGAATTTCTTTGGTAAAAAGCTCTTTTGTGCTTCCAAAATACTTTATTTCTCCTTCTTTTAAAAACAATACCTTATCGCAAAACATAGAGGCTAAATTTAAATCATGCAAAATCGCTACAACTGCGATATTGTTTTGTTTTATCAATCTTTCGCAAAGGCTTAAAAGCTCGATAGCATGGTTTAAATCAAGTGCTGAAGTGGGTTCATCTAAAAAAAGAATTTTGGGTTTTTTAAGCAAGGCTCTTGCTAAAAGCACTCTTTGAAATTCTCCACCACTTAAAGAAAGTATATTTCTTTCTAAAAAGTTTTCCAATTTTAAAGTTTTTGCAAAATTTTCAACTTCTAAAATATCTTCTTTAGAATAATCACAAAAAGCATGTTTTAAATTTGTAAATTTGCTCATCAAAAGCACATCGATAACTTTTAAGGGTGTGTTTAAACCTGAATTTTGAGGTACAAAACCGCAAAGTTGTGCAAATTCTTTAAGGGAAAAGTTTTTTATATCGGTATTAAAAAGCGATATTTCGCCCTTGCTTATATTTAAATTCTTAAGTATAAGCTTTAAAAGCGTGCTTTTACCTGAACCATTGGGCCCTAAAATACCTATAAAAGCTTTATTTTGAAGCTCTAAATTGATATTTTTTAACAATTCTTTTTTATGATAGCTAAAACTTAAATTTTGTATCTTTAATATCATAAAAATCTCCTAGCACTTAAAGCTAAGTATAAAAATACAGGAGCTCCAAAGAATGCGGTTAAAACTCCTATGGGAATTTGCACAGGGGCTATTAGAGTTCTTGCTAGAGTATCGCAAATGAGTAAAAAAAGCCCTCCAAAAGCGGTACAAAAAGGAATAACCAAAGCATTGTCATAATTTCTAAGCAAGAGTCTTACGGTATGTGGTATTATAAGTCCTACAAAGGCTATGAGTCCTGTAAAAGCTACTGCAAAAGAAACCGCTAAAGAAGAAACTATTAAAAGATTGATTTTTAATTTTTGGGCATCAACTCCTAAATTTCTTGCCTCATCATCTCCACTTAAAATAATATTTAATTCATTTTTATGTGCGTAAAAATACAAAAGACAAAAAATCAAAGGCAAAATCAAAATTCCTATACGAAACCAAGAAGCTGAACCTATATTTCCCATAAGCCAAGCGACTATTTTGAAAGAATCTTCCCCTATAAGATAGGTAAAAAATGAGGTAAAAGCTCCTAGAAAAGATGAAGCTGCGATGCCTATGATGAGTAAAGTAGCTATGGAAGCTTTTGAAGATACTTTAAAGATCGCTAATGAAAAAATAGCAGAACAAACAAAGCCTAAAATTCCATAATAATAATCAGGCAGTTTTAACAAATACGCTAAAACAGATCCAAAGGTTGCCGCTGAAGCTATGCCTATAATATAAGGATCTGCTATGGGGTTTGAAAATACATTTTGCGTTACTGCTCCACTGCTGGCTAAAAGCATACCGATTAAAATAGCCATTATAATACGAGGCAAACGCCCATCTATGATGATTTGACGCAAAATTTCATTTTCGCCAAAAGCATAGGAGAGAAGTTCTTTAGGGCTTAAATTTTCATCTCCTAAACAAAGTGCGATGATACAGGTGATTATATAGGCTAAAAAAAGCCCTATAATCACTAAATTTTTAGAACGCATATTTAAATTCAACATAGTAATTTCTGCCATTTCCAGCTAGATACTCATCATTTATACTATCTTGATAAGTGTAATATTGCTTGTCAAAAAGATTGCGAATGCCTGCTAAAATTTGTAAATTTCTATAATTATAATTTACACCAATATCCGTTAAAAAATAATCCTTAATCCAAGAATTTCTAGACATCTTTCCTGTATTTTCATCAACAACTCCGCCATCTTTTGCTCTTGAAAAATAGCTTAGATCTATATAGCTTGAGAAATTTTTATTCCAAGCGTATTCTACTCCGGCTGTGGCTTTTATCTTTGAAACATAAGGAATTCTAAGTCCATCATTGACACCTTTAGAAATTTTAGCATCAAGATAGCTTAGGCTTTCTTTTATAATCAAGCTATCATTAAACAAATATTGATGAAGGTTTAGTTCCGCTCCTAAACGACGCGTTTGGTCGATATTGTAGTATTTCCAAAATGCCCCTCCTGTAGCATGTGGATTTCCAAGATAAGAAATTTCATCCTTGCTTAGAGTGTAAAAGAAAGTCAAATTAAAACCATAAAAATCCCACCAAAAATCATTAATCCCAAGTTCAAAGGTATCAAAAATTTCAGGATCTAAATTGGCAGTGTAATATTTTTGAGTTACTTGATCTTTATTGACAAGTTGTGCAGGAGTTGGAGAGATGAAACCTCTTTCGTATTTAGCATATATATTTCCAGTATCAGAATATTTGAAATTTGGAGTGATTTCAAGAGCAAAATTATTGCTTGTATCATCAGTGTCAAAAAGCTCTGGATTGCTTGGTAGTGGTCTACCACCCATTATCATTTTACTTGTGTAATTTCTATGGGTATCATAAAGACTGTATTCGTATCTTGCCCCACCTGAAATACTAAAAATATCATTAAATTGATGAGAGTCTAGAGCAAAAATAGAATGGCTTTGCTTATCCATATCCATTAGGGTTGTCATGGTATGACTCATTTGAAATGCTGGAGTGTTTACATTATAATGAACTATGCTTGTTCTTTTGGCATCATGATTTGCAAACTCATAGCCAAAGATAAAATAAGAATCATCTTTATAATTGATTTTATTTTTTAAATTGATACCTGTAAGTGTATCTTCAAAACCACTACCAGTTTGATAAGCTATGGTGCCCATCATTGGAATTTCATCTTTTAGATATCTTATTTTTTGATTTTGCCAAAATGCTCCGAGTTGAATTTCATATAAATCACTAAAATAGTGATGATAATCTAAAGCGATTTCAGGTCTATTGATTTGAGTGATATTATCACTATTTCCTTTTTGGGTTGGGTCGCTTTGAACTTGTGCTTTTGTGAGATATCCACTGCTTGTATTTTTGCTTTCAAAATAATTATAATTTAGGGTTAAATCGCTATTATCACTAGTGTTTAGATAGGCTTTTGTATTGGCAAAATAGCCTTTTTGATTGTAGCCTTCTTGATAGCCATCGCGGTTAAAGCCTTGTATATCAAAACCAAATGTTAGATAATCATTGATTTTTTTAGCCCCATAAACCCCTAAATTTCCTCCTAAATTTCCATGATCGTAACTACTGCCTTTAAGATTTAGAGCAAAAGCATCGGATTTTTCTTTTTTTGTGATGATATTAATCACACCGCCTCTAGTTCCATTTCCATAAAGTACAGAGCCTCCCCCTGGTATGATTTCTATGCGTTCTATATTGTTTAGATTGATACTTTCTAAAGGGGTTACACCATGAGAATTATCAAGCACATTGATAGCATTTCCATTTACCATAACTTTCACAGCTATATTGGATTTGCTTCCTTGTCCACGCATATCGATATTGCGTCCTAGTCCAAAATTTACAAAACTAATGCCTGAAATTCTTTCTAGAGCTTGTTCTAAGGTATTAAATCCTCTTTTTTCTAAGTCTTTGCCATCAATAACAATCACATTGCGTAAGTTATTATCCGCATCTTGTTCAAATCCTGTTGCACTTACAACAACTTTTTGCATTTGAATATTATCATTTAATTCTTGTGCATTGATACTAGTATTTAATAAAAATACTAGCAAAGATAGCTTCAAAACTCTCTTGCTCGGATTCAAATTTTCACTCCTTATTAAATAAAATAAATAATGATAATATATATCATAATATTTGAAGAGAAAATTTATCCTTTATCAACTTAAATTAGAATAAATTTTTGAAAATTAAATGATTTTAATCTTTTTAAGTCCTTTTTAATTTGATAATTGATACCATTTTTAGCTTGATATTTTATTCTATAAAAATTAAAGAAAGGGTAAAAAATGAGTTTTGAAAGTATTATTTCTCATATGAATGATCACCATCAATCTAATTTGATCGATCTTTGTAAAAAATTTGGAGCAGTGAAAGATCCTAAAGAAGTAAGATTGGTCGGAGTTGATTTTGAGGGCTTAGATATAGCTTATAATGATAATGAAAATTTACGCATAGAATTTCCTAAAAAAGCAAATGAAGAAACCCTTAAAGATGCTATTATTGCACTTTGTATGAGTGCAAAGACTAAAAAGGATCTTAGTGGGGTAGCAAAAGAAGCAAAAGAGTTTATGTTGAGCTTTAATTCGGTTTCTTTAGCGACTTTAAATGCGGATAAGGAAGTGGTTTGTTCTTATGCGCCATTTGTAAATACTTCATGGGGAAATTATATTTATATCAGTGAAGTAAGTGAGCATTTTAATAATATCAAAGAAAATCCAAACAATATAGAAATAATGTTTTTAGAGGATGAGAGCAAGGCAGCTTCTGTTATACTTCGTAAAAGATTGCGTTATAGGGTTAAGGCTAGTTTTATCGAGCGTGGGGAAATGTTTGATAAAATTTATGATGAGTTTGAAAAACAAACAGGTGGAGAAGGTGGAATAAAAACTATACGCAATATGCTTGATTTTCATCTTGTAAAACTTGAATTTCAAAAGGGTCGTTTTGTAAAAGGTTTTGGACAAGCTTATGATATAGAAAATGAAAATGTAACCCATGTGGGTGCAAATAGTAGCCCACATAAATTCCCGCATAAACACTAATCATTAGTCTTGTTTTCAAGACTAATGAAATTATAAATTCTGCTCTTGTAATGATTCTGCTTGATAGTGTGCTATTAAAGGTTCGATAACTTCATCAAAAAGTCCATCTTGCAAAATAGCATCCAAACGATATAGGGTAAGATTGATGCGATGGTCGCTGATGCGATTTTGTGGAAAATTATAAGTGCGTATGCGTTCGCTTCTATCTCCACTTCCTACTTGGGATTTTCTTGCTTCGCTTTCTTGTGCCAAGCGTTCGCTTTCTTGCATTTCGTAAAGTCTTGCTTTTAAGACTTTCATAGCACTTTCTTTATTTTTATGTTGACTTTTTCCATCTTGATTGACTACAACTATACCTGTAGGAAGGTGAGTGATTCTAACAGCAGAATCAGTAGTATTTACACTTTGTCCTCCGTGTCCTGAAGAGCGCATAACATCTATCTTAAGATCATTAGGGTTGATTTCTATCTCTATATCATCTACTTCAGGCATAACCGCTATAGTTATAGCAGAAGTGTGTATGCGTCCTTGAGATTCAGTTTGTGGAACGCGTTGAACGCGATGTGTTCCACCTTCATACTTCAGTCTTGAGAAAGCTCCCGCACCTTTAACTAGCATGATAATTTCTTTAAAACCACCTACACTTCCTTCGCTAGAGCTAACGATTTCAAGTTTATAGCCACGATTTTCAGCATATCTTGCATAGGCTTTAACAAGATCGCCTACAAATAAAGAAGCCTCATCTCCACCCGTTCCTGCACGAATTTCAAGAAAAATATTTCTTTCATCATTCGGATCTTTGGGTAGTAACAAAATTTTAAGTTCTTCTTCGAGCTTAGGCTTTAACTCTTCTAAATTTTTTAACTCTTCTTTTGCGAGCTCTCCAAGTTCAGCATCATTAAGTAGAGTTTTATTTTCTTCTATGCTATCTAGAGTTTTTAGGTATTCTTTAGCTTTTAAGACGATAGGTTCTAAATTCTTTTGTTCTTTAGAAAGTGCAGTCATTTTACTGATATCGCTGATGATATCAGAACTACTAAGAAGAGAATTTAACTCTTCAAAGCGTTTTAAAAAAGGATCTAGTTTACTAGCTAACATTAAAAATTATGAAAGATTATGCAATTTTATTTACTAGAAGAGCTAGGCGACTTACACGACGAGAAGCTGTTTGTTTTTTAAGAAATCCACGACTTACCATAGCGTGAATGCTTTTGTTTGCTATTTTTAAAGCTTCGTTAGCAGCGTTTTTATCGTTTTTAGCAGCAGCTTCTCTTACAGCTTTAGTGATATTTTTAAGTCTTGTTCTATAAAATCTATTTCTTTCTGTTTTTTTGATAGTTTGTCTTGCTCTTTTTTCAGCAGATTTATGGTTTGCCA
The window above is part of the Campylobacter coli genome. Proteins encoded here:
- a CDS encoding bacteriohemerythrin produces the protein MLPKWDKIYSVHNGKIDNQHKKLFELAAKVEHIFDKPVHRDEIKALLTDFFNYMKYHFDDEEKYMQFIRYPDFERHRQIHKEIIQSMIKIIQNIKTTNDLKEKLYIMVKKWLLEHILYEDMRVEQWRIGSLSSENGADITFEEIKDDEEEAVIYFYACECIGQIHDVPSGIHKKIQNEGAKFKCKKCKFPLEFFKKGY
- a CDS encoding iron ABC transporter permease → MLNLNMRSKNLVIIGLFLAYIITCIIALCLGDENLSPKELLSYAFGENEILRQIIIDGRLPRIIMAILIGMLLASSGAVTQNVFSNPIADPYIIGIASAATFGSVLAYLLKLPDYYYGILGFVCSAIFSLAIFKVSSKASIATLLIIGIAASSFLGAFTSFFTYLIGEDSFKIVAWLMGNIGSASWFRIGILILPLIFCLLYFYAHKNELNIILSGDDEARNLGVDAQKLKINLLIVSSLAVSFAVAFTGLIAFVGLIIPHTVRLLLRNYDNALVIPFCTAFGGLFLLICDTLARTLIAPVQIPIGVLTAFFGAPVFLYLALSARRFL
- a CDS encoding bacteriohemerythrin, translating into MDHHKLIPLWDERYNINHQKIDTQHQRLFELAAQVENAVFKFVKRDELKEILTELFTYMKEHFHDEEEFMQEIRYPRLYEHKQMHKNIVHEMSQLIQNIKSTNDLKEKLYSIMSNWLSRHILSHDVMIIAWVNENLKKDENKTLELNDLPPKQILTQEENFEFIYSCPCKIDHRLSFKEHESIANEGKIMRCKKCQELLFFIRSQEKTYKG
- a CDS encoding HugZ family heme oxygenase, which gives rise to MSFESIISHMNDHHQSNLIDLCKKFGAVKDPKEVRLVGVDFEGLDIAYNDNENLRIEFPKKANEETLKDAIIALCMSAKTKKDLSGVAKEAKEFMLSFNSVSLATLNADKEVVCSYAPFVNTSWGNYIYISEVSEHFNNIKENPNNIEIMFLEDESKAASVILRKRLRYRVKASFIERGEMFDKIYDEFEKQTGGEGGIKTIRNMLDFHLVKLEFQKGRFVKGFGQAYDIENENVTHVGANSSPHKFPHKH
- a CDS encoding TonB-dependent receptor; this translates as MNPSKRVLKLSLLVFLLNTSINAQELNDNIQMQKVVVSATGFEQDADNNLRNVIVIDGKDLEKRGFNTLEQALERISGISFVNFGLGRNIDMRGQGSKSNIAVKVMVNGNAINVLDNSHGVTPLESINLNNIERIEIIPGGGSVLYGNGTRGGVINIITKKEKSDAFALNLKGSSYDHGNLGGNLGVYGAKKINDYLTFGFDIQGFNRDGYQEGYNQKGYFANTKAYLNTSDNSDLTLNYNYFESKNTSSGYLTKAQVQSDPTQKGNSDNITQINRPEIALDYHHYFSDLYEIQLGAFWQNQKIRYLKDEIPMMGTIAYQTGSGFEDTLTGINLKNKINYKDDSYFIFGYEFANHDAKRTSIVHYNVNTPAFQMSHTMTTLMDMDKQSHSIFALDSHQFNDIFSISGGARYEYSLYDTHRNYTSKMIMGGRPLPSNPELFDTDDTSNNFALEITPNFKYSDTGNIYAKYERGFISPTPAQLVNKDQVTQKYYTANLDPEIFDTFELGINDFWWDFYGFNLTFFYTLSKDEISYLGNPHATGGAFWKYYNIDQTRRLGAELNLHQYLFNDSLIIKESLSYLDAKISKGVNDGLRIPYVSKIKATAGVEYAWNKNFSSYIDLSYFSRAKDGGVVDENTGKMSRNSWIKDYFLTDIGVNYNYRNLQILAGIRNLFDKQYYTYQDSINDEYLAGNGRNYYVEFKYAF
- a CDS encoding ABC transporter ATP-binding protein, with the translated sequence MLKIQNLSFSYHKKELLKNINLELQNKAFIGILGPNGSGKSTLLKLILKNLNISKGEISLFNTDIKNFSLKEFAQLCGFVPQNSGLNTPLKVIDVLLMSKFTNLKHAFCDYSKEDILEVENFAKTLKLENFLERNILSLSGGEFQRVLLARALLKKPKILFLDEPTSALDLNHAIELLSLCERLIKQNNIAVVAILHDLNLASMFCDKVLFLKEGEIKYFGSTKELFTKEILKEIYNLNCEIVYKDSKPYILALKEKI
- the mutY gene encoding A/G-specific adenine glycosylase, whose translation is MQKQMIQDLQVKLLLWYDKNGRKNLPWRNLQSKDCDERLKDIDRAYGVYISEIMLQQTQVKSVLERFYFPFLQKFPTLQSLAKANEDELLKAWQGLGYYTRARNLKKSALECVDKFEGKLPKKLDELKKLSGIGAYTAGAIACFAYDQKVSFVDGNIRRVLSRLFALENPKMSELERKAKELLNLEDAFNHNQALLDIGALICVSKNAKCGICPLYDFCQGKFNTELYPKAKKISYENASLNLFVFEWGKKFAIQKSQDKLYKGMYNFPFFKEEEGEISKNMKFLGEFKHNYTKYKLNIKVYHQILKEENKNYQFKSLKELESTALSILSLKALRLIKL
- a CDS encoding MFS transporter — protein: MQELTRAKKIRSIVAASSGNLVEWFDFYIYAFTATYFAHTFSTSDNPIVQQINAFGVFAAGFFMRPIGSWLFGSLADKVGRKKSMVVSVVLMALGSFMIAALPSKDVVGDFAIILLLLARLIQGLSVGGEYGIAATYLSELATEGKRGFYSSFQYVTLIGGQLLAVASISIMLFFFSIDEMKDYAWRILFVVGGILALGSLLVRKVMNESATQIHKHDDRGTLKALFTSSWKQFLMVLGITAGGSLAFYTITTYTKTFMENSGMDKTLVNNLFLGALFILMIIQPLFGYIGDKIGHKRSLIIFCILAFVGIYPIFNLISSNAQSNSSLVFILVVLLFIILSFYTSVAGIFKAKLFPEHVRALGTGLGYAISNAIFGGSAPWVALQFKNAGMENGFFVYIAVLTLLMFIATLCLPKKSELN
- a CDS encoding ABC transporter substrate-binding protein, whose amino-acid sequence is MKKILIIMSLFLTLLNAKERIVVLDPASIETLFMLNAQDQIVGIANLQHSNIYPEEKTSKITSVGTFSHPSLEKIVALKPSLVILSSYSLNLEEGLKNFGIKSINLKAQRLDEIKNNIQILAELTNKEEQGKKLLEEFEQGLQELQKNPLNKSGIYLYSSNPLMAFNDNSLIADILRLIGIKNLSPQSEIARPIISAEYILKQNPDLLILGINADGNILNANALLKNTKAAQMGQIYHNKNTHVLLRLSPKIIDRIKEFKTRLENQNF
- a CDS encoding SPASM domain-containing protein, translating into MKFKKLYIELSDICGLKCDFCPSKKALRGVMSVENFSKLAKQIWDKSEIFTFHLLGDPLLLNNLEEYLQIAKNHQMKLEITTSGFYFSPKNSKLLLKYDNIHQINISLMAFLSQNKLSLEQYFKPILEFCKEHLEYKKPSFINLRLWNLDTDFKAPSENLPIYEFLSKEFGVQILTHLAKNRLQRHILLHQNKLFKWPSLKDKPLYTQGKCHALKEQIGILSDGTLVPCCLDTQGDISLGNVFNAEFKSLLDSKRIQEIKKAFEENKRIEKLCQSCEFFKTRLSD